A stretch of Aerococcaceae bacterium zg-252 DNA encodes these proteins:
- a CDS encoding helix-turn-helix transcriptional regulator produces the protein MFQANQQFNHATNFFLKNVQLKDFIHHRQIKITANHTHTLFQFETAVKVSPLSGLALLVFRENQQYLLDGEYILAPNTTFNILSLSDDVLVQLSTKTPQEPQLITIENDIHVTQHTVKIQVQELLTAVSYQFQEFHQIEVKAQAHYELLFVESGQLTINQATLTKGQAILIAPNTTYQRLYDASEKCLVHTIRFNATGIDKRLVNTILDISTLIAPLLDLMHQDFTAPLQADYLSLHVHSLLIALNQRLIEPASEQTTSMQEKYEDELFAKIIDFIHSSDITTLKVSDLVQQFNISRSTLQHLFNKYQHVTPKIYINQLRLEKSRQLIRESNLSITEIATQLGYGSLQYFSRAFSNTYNVSPSEYAKGYAKRL, from the coding sequence ATGTTTCAAGCGAATCAACAATTTAATCATGCTACCAATTTCTTTCTCAAAAATGTTCAGTTAAAAGATTTTATTCATCATCGCCAAATTAAAATTACTGCCAACCATACACATACATTATTTCAATTTGAAACGGCTGTAAAAGTATCGCCTTTATCAGGACTAGCACTTTTAGTATTTAGGGAAAATCAACAATATTTATTAGACGGCGAGTATATTTTAGCACCAAATACAACCTTTAATATTCTCAGCTTATCCGATGATGTTTTAGTTCAACTTTCAACCAAAACACCACAAGAACCACAACTCATTACAATAGAAAATGATATTCATGTGACGCAACATACAGTCAAAATCCAAGTCCAGGAACTATTGACGGCAGTATCCTATCAATTTCAAGAATTTCATCAAATAGAAGTGAAAGCGCAAGCTCATTATGAATTACTATTCGTAGAAAGTGGACAGTTAACCATTAACCAAGCAACTTTAACAAAAGGTCAAGCCATTCTCATTGCACCAAATACAACCTATCAACGCTTATATGATGCGAGTGAAAAATGTCTGGTACATACAATTCGTTTTAATGCGACTGGTATTGACAAGCGACTAGTGAATACGATACTTGATATCAGCACACTGATAGCCCCACTTTTAGATTTAATGCATCAAGATTTTACTGCCCCATTACAAGCAGATTATTTATCACTTCATGTTCATAGTCTATTAATTGCCCTAAATCAACGTTTAATTGAGCCGGCTAGTGAGCAAACAACTTCCATGCAAGAAAAATATGAAGATGAATTATTTGCTAAAATTATTGATTTCATTCATTCAAGCGATATTACCACCTTAAAAGTTAGCGATTTAGTCCAACAGTTTAATATATCACGTTCAACACTCCAACATTTATTTAACAAATATCAACACGTCACACCAAAAATTTATATCAATCAGTTACGACTTGAAAAAAGCCGGCAATTGATTCGAGAATCTAATTTATCAATAACGGAAATAGCTACACAACTCGGTTATGGCTCACTACAATATTTTTCACGAGCCTTTAGCAATACCTACAATGTAAGCCCGTCTGAATATGCCAAAGGATATGCGAAACGATTGTAG